In Novosphingobium kaempferiae, the DNA window ACCTCGTCTTCCACGACCGCGCGCCGTCGACGCCGCACGCCGACCTTGCCAAGTGGCGCGCGGCGCTCGACCGGCTGAAGGCGGTGCCGCACACCGCGCTGGTGCCGGGGCATGGCCCGCTCGACCGCGACGGCTCCGCCATCGCGCAGACCCGCGACTGGCTCGACTGGCTTGAGGATACGCTGGCGCAGGCCGTGGCCGACGGGCTCGACATGACCGAGGCGGGGGAACTGCCGATCCCCGAGCGGTTCGCCGGACTGAAGGCGGTGCGGTACGAATTGCAGCGCAGCGTCTCGCACCTCTATCCGGGGCTGGAGGCGCGGTTGTTGCCGAAGTTGTGACGCGCGCTGGGCACATCGTTGCTTCCACGTCGTCCCGGGCTCGACCCGGGACCGGTGGCCGTCTTTAGGCGCGACCTCTCGCCAAAGCGCCCTGCCGATGGGTGGGCTGTTCACGGCCAGCGGTCCCGGATCAAGTCCGGGACGACGAAAATCATGAGCTCCCTTTCGTCATTGCGAGCGTAGCGAAGCAATCCATCGTCGCAGGCCGACCGTGGATTGCTTCGCTACGCTCGCAATGACGAAGGTTGGATGACGAGCCCCCCTCTAAAACCGCGCTCTTACCGAAACCGTCAGCCTGCGCGGCGCGCCCGGGGCGTAGGCGCGGGGGTTTTCCGCTCCCGGCGCCTCGACCAGATCGATCTCGTCGATCTCGGAGAACGTGCCCATCGTCACGTAGCGGCGGTCGAACAGGTTGCGCAGTTCCGCCGCCAGCTCGACGCCGGGGAAGACCTCGACCCGGCCCATCGCGTCGAACACGGCGTAGGCGGGCGTGCGGGCGTTGTCGTTGCCTTCGTCCCCCAGCAGGACCTGCCCCGAACGCGCGCGCATGGCGAGGCCGAGTTCCCAGCCCTTGCCCGCGCGCCCGGCATAGAGATTGACCGAATGACGCGGCACGCCGGGCAGGCGGTCTCCACGCGCGACCGCGACCAGGCCGTCCTCGTCCGCCTCGGGGTTGGAGGGGCTGGAGACCTCGAAATCCTCGCGGAATTTCGCGTCGGTCAGGGCATAGCTGGCCGAAAGCCGCCAGCCGCCGCGCTGCCAGTCGGCCGAAGCCTCGATCCCCTGCCGCCGGCTTTCGCCGAGGTTGGCGAAGTAGGCCCGCCCGCGCACTTCCGATGCGATCATGCGGATGTCGTTCTTCGTGTCCGAACGCCAGCCGTTGATCCGCCATGCAAGCCCGCCGCTGTTCCCGGAAATCCCGGCGTGCCAGTTCTGCGCCGTCATGGCCTTCAGCGGCGGGTCGGCGATGAAGAAGTTCGCCAGCGTGCACGGCGATTCAGGATCGGCGCAGGACAGTTCGGCGGGCGTCGGGTTGCGGCTGGTGAGCGCGAACCCGGCGGTCGCGTGGATCTGCGGGGTCAGGGCGTAGTCGAACTCGATCGAGGGATTGAGGCGGCTGAACTTGTGGCTGCCGTCGAGCGCGTCGCCCAGCCGGTCGTCCAGCGTGACCCGCGTGCGCGACCAGCGCGCGCCCGCCTCCACCGTCAGCGCCGGGGTCAGCGGCACTTCGGCGCTGGCGAACAGGGCAAGGTCGGTCATGCGCGTGACGACGTCGACCGGCGTGATGCCGCCGTCCTCGGACGTGAGCAGCAGGCCCAGCCCCTTGACCGAGCGGTCCTCCTCCAGTTCGCCCAGTTCGGTGGTGGCGACGAAGCGGGTGCGCGCGCGTTCCCAGCTGGCGCCTACGGCGAAGCGGCGGGTGCCGTTCTGCGTCTCGCGCTCGTCCAGCCATTGCAGCATCGCCCCGCCGCTGCGGGTGCGCTCGCGCCCGCGGTTGAACACGGCGTAGTCGTCCACCGCCGGGTCGATGACGACGGGCGCGCCGTTCGCCAGCAGCGGTTCCTCGAACTCGTCGTCATCGCCGAGGCACAGGTTTGCTGCATCATCCTCGCAGGCGCCGAAGTCGGCAAGATCACCATTGGCGCTGCGGCGGGTCAGCGTCTGCCAGTGCGCGCGCAGTTCCACGCGGCCGGTGTCTCCCGCCGCGATCCACGGCGCGGCGACGAGGCGGGCGAAGCGCGTGTGGGTGACGTCTGGCGTGGTGAACACCGCGTTCCAGTCCGCATCGAGCAGTTCGACCGGGGCGACACCGTTGCCCGTCAGGTCGGTGTCGGCGGCGAGCGCCTGAAGTTCCAGCCCCCATGTCCCGGCATCGTGCAGGCCCTTGGCGAACAGCCGCTTGAGCGTGGAGGGCGAAGCGACGCGCCAGCCGTCGTCATGGCGGGCCTCGGCGACGACCAGCAGGTTGTCGGCCTTGTCGCCCAACCCCAGCGACACGCTGCCGCCGACGCTGCCCACCGTGTCCAGATCGCCCTGCAGCCGCAGGCCCGACAGGCTGGTGCCGTCATGCGTGGTCAGCAGCAGCGATCCGGCCAGCGCATTGCGGCCGAGCACCGGGTTCGCCTCATTCAGCTGCGCGCCCCGCAGCGCGGCCTCGGGCACCACGTCGAGCAGCACCACATCGCCGAACGGCTGGTTGAAGCGCACCCCGTCGAGGTAGACCGCCAGCCCCTGCTCCGCACCCTGCAGCGCGGAGGCCGAGAAGCCGCGCCACGTCAGCGCCGCCTGCCATGGGTTGCCGGTCGATTCGGCCAGTGTCAGCCCCGGAACGGTCCGCTCCAGCGCGCGGGCGAGGTCGCGCTTTCCCGCGATGTCGAGCGCCTGCGGGTCCACCTCGCGTGCTTCGTCGAGGTCGATCGATCCGCCCGGCGCGGTGACGACGATCGGCGCTTCGTCAGCCCATACCGGCGAGGCCGAGGCCAGCAGGCCGGCGATGATGTAGCTGGTCTTTCGCATACTTTGTCGGCGCAATGCTGCGCCCTCCCCCTGTTGGCGATCGTTCGCCGTTTTATTTCCCCTTTCGTCATTGCGAGGACCGAAGGTCCGCGGCAATCCGGCGGCAGGCGCTGCGGTGGATTGCTACGCTCGCAATGACGAAACAGGCTGACATTCCTCAAAGCATCCGGCGCAGCACGCCGTCCCGCAGCATGAAATGATGGCGCAGCGCCGCGCCGACATGGCCCGCGACCAGCGCCAGCAGCAGCCAGCCGCCGGTGCCGTGGAAGCCGTGGCCCACCTCGTAGAGCGTGCTGCCCTTCGCCACCGCCAGCTTGGGCCAGTCGAACAGGCCGAACCACGTCAGCGGATACTTGCCCGCCGAGGACATGATCCACCCCGACACCGGCATCGCGATCATGAAGAGATAGAGCACCGCATGGACCGCGTGGGCGAGGCCGATCTCGGCCCGGCTCATGCTGGCGGGATAAGCGGGCGCCCGCCACGTCAGCCGCAGCATGAGGCGCAGCATGGAGAGGACCAGAACGGTCAGCCCCATCGCCTTGTGGACCGGCATGACCGACACCACGCCGTCGAGCGCATCGTGCAGCAGCCCGCTGGCAAGGTTGGCGACGATGAGCGCCGCGATGATCCAGTGCAGCATGCGTGCTGCGGCATTGTACCTGGGTGTGTCCATCATGGCTGCGACTCCGGTGATGGGTGGTTGAGTTCAATTCCTTCGTCATTGCGAGCGACCGTCAGGTCGCGCGGCAATCCAGGGCGGCATCGACCGCGCCGGATTGCTTCGCTACGCTCGCAATGACGAAAGGTTGCGCATCAGAAGAACAGGATCCCGCCCAGCGCGATGGCGTCGCTCTGCGCCTCGTTGCCGGAATGGGCCCTGGCCTTGGAGTGGATGTATTCCCCGATCAGCGTGAGCCAGCTGGTCAGGTTGTAGCGGGCCTGTCCGACGTAGCTGGAGTTGGTCTTCACGAGGTTCGGATTGGCGATGGCATCCGCAGCATTGGCATGCTTGAGCGAACTTTCGCCGTAGCTGCCGCCGACCGAGATCTTGCCGAAGGTGGCCAGAGCCTGCGCGTAGAAGCCGTCGCTCTTGCGCGGGTTGCCGAAGCCGTCGCTGTCATGCAACCCGAACACCGTCGTGCCGAGGCCCTTGGCGGTGTAGTAGTAGCCCACCACCTGGATCGGCCCCGCCGTCACCTTGCCGCCGAAGTCGAGGCCCTGCCCGGTGAAGCTCTCGCCGTTCACCTGGTTGTGCCGCTGCGTTACGCCGCCGACCCATGCCCGCGCACCGATGCCGCCGAACTTGCCGTCGTAAGTCAGCTTGCCCTGAAAGCCGGGCGAGGAGTTCTGCTGGTCGGGCCCGGTCAGCGAGGACAGCGGCTGGAACACCCCGACCGACGCCTGCACGCCGCCGAAACTCGGCGAGGTGTAGGTGATCTGCGGCTGGAAGTCGGTGTAGATGTAGCCCACGCCGATGCGGCCCAGCGTCGTGTTGGCCGGAGCCACGTTGCCGCCGGGCGTGCCCGAGGACAGCAGCGTGATGTCGTTGAGGATCGCCTCTGACCCGAACAGGCCGATGTCGCGGCCGATCTTGAAGGTACCGATGTTGGGCTTGCCGAAGGTCAGGTAGGTCTGACGAAAGTCGATGCCCGCCGTCGCCAGCGCGGTCGGCTGCCCGCCGTTGTTGGCCCCCAGCGCACCCCACGCGGCGGAGTTGATGCCGGGATACATCCCGAAGAACGCGCCGACGTCCCAGCCTTCCTGCTTCGTCGATACCGAGATCGTCAGGTAGCCCGGCAGCAGGCCGTTGCGCACCGCGCTGGAATTGCGCGTGCCGACGCTGGCGACGCCGCCGACGACCTGCGTGGTGGCCGAGGGGGTGTCCGGATTGTCGTGGACGTAGAAGCCGTTGACCGAACCGCTGAACTTGATCGTCGCCGGCCCGATTTCCATGCCGATGCCGGTCTCGCTGACGCGCACCATGCGGCTCATGTCGAGCGTGCCCTGCGCCCGTTCGGTCGGGGTGGCGGCGGAGGATGTCGCGATCTGCGGCGTCGCGGCGGTTTCGGCACGCTCCTGCGCGAGCAGCTCGTTATAGTCCTCGTCGCTCAGAATGCCCTTCTCGTGCAGCCGCTTCAGCAGCGCCTCGCTGCTGCCCGCATATGCCGGTGCCCCTAGTGTCACTGCGCCCATGGCCAGTACGCCAAGCGCGGCACCGCCGCGCAGTATGATCCTGGAGATCATGGATCCGTCCCCCTTTGTAGTGTGTCGTCTATTCCTGCGACTGGGGGCGAACATGCTGCCGGACGGCGGGGCGGGGTATTGGACTTTGGGCAGTTGTACTTTGGGAGGACGGGCTTTTTTGCCTCGTCATTGCGAGCGTAGCGAAGCAATCCAGCGTAGCGCGATGCCGCTGGATTGCTTCGCTACGCTCGCAATGACGAAGGGGAAAGCAAGGACATGGCAAGCCCCCGCCGCACGCACCAGGCTACCTCCCCAGCGCCACGCCCCACGGCCCCTCGCCCGCGGGCACTGTGGCCGTCACTTTCAGCGCCGCGAGGTCCACCATCGAAAGGTCATCGCTCGCCCCGTTGGCGACGAGCGCGCTGGTGCCGCCGGGCAGAATGGCGAGGTGCCACGGCCGCGCGCCCACCTTGACGTAGCCGCGCACCGAACCGCCTGCTGCATCGACCACGGCCACGCTGTCCGCCCGCCCCAGCGCGACCACCGCCGTCCTGCCGTCCGGCGTGAAGCGGATGCCGCAGGGCATGACCTTGTAGTCCGGCGCGCCCGGCGGCGCGAACTGGATGGTCCGGACGATCGCCTGCGTGGCGACATCCACCACATGGACCACGCCGCCCACTTCCGCGGCGATCCAGACCTGTTTGCCGTCGGGCGTGAACTCGACATGGCGCGGGCGCGCCTCGGTCTCGGTCTCGTGCGCGACGGCGCGGGTGCTGATATCGATCCAGGCGACGGAGTTGTCCTCCTCACTGGTGACGAGCAGCCACTTGCCGTCCGGGCTTTCGGCGATGCCTTCGGGCTCCTTGCCGACGCTGACCTGCCAGGCGACCTTGCGAGCGGCAAGGTCGATCGCCGTCACCGCGCCGTCGTCCTCGTTCGCGGCATAGAGCAGCTTGCCATCGTGCGAGGCGAAGAACTGCTCCGGGTCCGCGCCCGAGGGCAGCGTGGCGACCAGCGCGCCCGTCGCCGGATCGCGCACTTCCACCGCGTTGTCGGCGCTGGCACAGATCAGCACGTATTTCCCGTCGCGCGTCATCGAGATCCCGCGCGGACGCTTGCCGACCGGCCACTGCGCCACCGCCTTGCCGGTGCCGAGATCGACCACCGTCACGGTCGAGGACCGCTCGTTGCTCACATAGGCACGGGTTGCTGAACCATCGGCATCCTGCGCGAAAGCAGGCACCACATACAGCGCCAGCGGCGCGGCACACAGCGCCAGCGCCCATCTCTTCAGGCTTCTCTCCATCATGCCCGCAAAGTTACGCTTCATCGCGGGCTTGCGGCAATGCGACCTTGGTCTTGTACCATTGGCCAACTGGTCGGCGGCGCGGGCCGAGGGTTATCCAACAGGGGAAGTTCGAAGGCGACCAAAGGCTCGCCCGAAAGTCGCAGAGGATACCTGACCATGACCATCCGAACCGGCCGCGCGGTCCTCGTCGCTGCCGCCGCCATCGCCTCGCTTTCGATCGGCACCAACCTCTACGCCCACGGCGACGTCACGCCGCAGCCGGTGGACACCACGGCCCTGCCCGACATCGAGGGCGGCAACGACGCCTGGAAGACCGAGAACCCCTATACCGGCAACGCCAAGGCCATGGAGATCGGCAAGTCCGCCTACGGCCAGAACTGCGCCCGCTGCCACGGCCTCGACGCGATCTCGGGCGGCATCGCGCCGGACCTGCGCTACCTCGAACTCGGCTCCTCGGGCGACGAATGGTTCGTCGAGCGGTTCCGCCACGGCTCCAGCCACGATGGCAAGGTCTACATGCCGCCCTTCGGCGACGTGCTGGGCCAGAAGGCCGGCTGGGCGATCCGCGCCTGGCTGGAATCCAAGCACACCGACGAGTGATCGTCAGCGTGGACCGCCGGTCCCTCCTGCGCAGCATGACGGCCGCAGGCGCGCTTGCCGCCCTGCGGCCCGCCGCTCTGTGGGCCGCGCCGCTGGACAAGGTGAAGGCGCTGGGCGTGCTGCGCGTCGGGCTCTACAACGACAACCGGCCGTGGTCGTGGGAGCAGGACGGCAAGCCCGCCGGTATCGACGCCGACCTTGCCCGCGCCATCGCCGAGGCATTGGGCGTGCGCGCCGACATCGCGCTGTTCACCGCCGACGAGGAGCTCTCGGACGACTTGCGCAACGTGGTCTGGCGTGGCGGTCTGCTGGGCTTCCAGGCCTGCGACGTCATGCTGCACGTCCCCTTCGACCGCCAGTTGATGGCGCAGGAGGACAACGTGACCTTCCTCGCCCCCTACTACCGCGAGAGCTTCGGCGCGGCCTGCGGCGAGACGACGGACTGCGAGGCGATGCCGGTGCGCTGGAAGGGCCGCAGGATCGCGGCGGAGCTGGATTCGATCCCCGATTTCTACCTGCTCGGCCATGCGGGCGGTGCTCTCGCGAAGGACGTGGTACACCTGCCGACCGGCTATCAGGCGGTCAGCGCCGTGGGCCGCAGAGAGGCCGACGCCGCCGTCGCCACCACCGCGCAGATCGAAGCCGCCATGCACGACGCGCCCGACGCGGGCATCCTGCACCGCAAGGGCTTCCTCCCCGCGATGCTCTCCCCCGGCTGGGACATCGGCATCGCGGTGAAGGAAAACAGCCGTAACCTCGGCTTCGCGATCGAGGAACTCTTCGCCGCCATGGCCAAGGACGGCCGCATGAAGGCGACTTTCGCGAAATACGGCGTCGGATGGCGCCCCGCGCTGGCCTCGCA includes these proteins:
- a CDS encoding TonB-dependent receptor; the protein is MRKTSYIIAGLLASASPVWADEAPIVVTAPGGSIDLDEAREVDPQALDIAGKRDLARALERTVPGLTLAESTGNPWQAALTWRGFSASALQGAEQGLAVYLDGVRFNQPFGDVVLLDVVPEAALRGAQLNEANPVLGRNALAGSLLLTTHDGTSLSGLRLQGDLDTVGSVGGSVSLGLGDKADNLLVVAEARHDDGWRVASPSTLKRLFAKGLHDAGTWGLELQALAADTDLTGNGVAPVELLDADWNAVFTTPDVTHTRFARLVAAPWIAAGDTGRVELRAHWQTLTRRSANGDLADFGACEDDAANLCLGDDDEFEEPLLANGAPVVIDPAVDDYAVFNRGRERTRSGGAMLQWLDERETQNGTRRFAVGASWERARTRFVATTELGELEEDRSVKGLGLLLTSEDGGITPVDVVTRMTDLALFASAEVPLTPALTVEAGARWSRTRVTLDDRLGDALDGSHKFSRLNPSIEFDYALTPQIHATAGFALTSRNPTPAELSCADPESPCTLANFFIADPPLKAMTAQNWHAGISGNSGGLAWRINGWRSDTKNDIRMIASEVRGRAYFANLGESRRQGIEASADWQRGGWRLSASYALTDAKFREDFEVSSPSNPEADEDGLVAVARGDRLPGVPRHSVNLYAGRAGKGWELGLAMRARSGQVLLGDEGNDNARTPAYAVFDAMGRVEVFPGVELAAELRNLFDRRYVTMGTFSEIDEIDLVEAPGAENPRAYAPGAPRRLTVSVRARF
- the pedF gene encoding cytochrome c-550 PedF, with protein sequence MTIRTGRAVLVAAAAIASLSIGTNLYAHGDVTPQPVDTTALPDIEGGNDAWKTENPYTGNAKAMEIGKSAYGQNCARCHGLDAISGGIAPDLRYLELGSSGDEWFVERFRHGSSHDGKVYMPPFGDVLGQKAGWAIRAWLESKHTDE
- a CDS encoding substrate-binding periplasmic protein produces the protein MTAAGALAALRPAALWAAPLDKVKALGVLRVGLYNDNRPWSWEQDGKPAGIDADLARAIAEALGVRADIALFTADEELSDDLRNVVWRGGLLGFQACDVMLHVPFDRQLMAQEDNVTFLAPYYRESFGAACGETTDCEAMPVRWKGRRIAAELDSIPDFYLLGHAGGALAKDVVHLPTGYQAVSAVGRREADAAVATTAQIEAAMHDAPDAGILHRKGFLPAMLSPGWDIGIAVKENSRNLGFAIEELFAAMAKDGRMKATFAKYGVGWRPALASQTT
- a CDS encoding PQQ-dependent catabolism-associated beta-propeller protein, whose product is MERSLKRWALALCAAPLALYVVPAFAQDADGSATRAYVSNERSSTVTVVDLGTGKAVAQWPVGKRPRGISMTRDGKYVLICASADNAVEVRDPATGALVATLPSGADPEQFFASHDGKLLYAANEDDGAVTAIDLAARKVAWQVSVGKEPEGIAESPDGKWLLVTSEEDNSVAWIDISTRAVAHETETEARPRHVEFTPDGKQVWIAAEVGGVVHVVDVATQAIVRTIQFAPPGAPDYKVMPCGIRFTPDGRTAVVALGRADSVAVVDAAGGSVRGYVKVGARPWHLAILPGGTSALVANGASDDLSMVDLAALKVTATVPAGEGPWGVALGR
- a CDS encoding cytochrome b, encoding MDTPRYNAAARMLHWIIAALIVANLASGLLHDALDGVVSVMPVHKAMGLTVLVLSMLRLMLRLTWRAPAYPASMSRAEIGLAHAVHAVLYLFMIAMPVSGWIMSSAGKYPLTWFGLFDWPKLAVAKGSTLYEVGHGFHGTGGWLLLALVAGHVGAALRHHFMLRDGVLRRML
- a CDS encoding porin; the protein is MISRIILRGGAALGVLAMGAVTLGAPAYAGSSEALLKRLHEKGILSDEDYNELLAQERAETAATPQIATSSAATPTERAQGTLDMSRMVRVSETGIGMEIGPATIKFSGSVNGFYVHDNPDTPSATTQVVGGVASVGTRNSSAVRNGLLPGYLTISVSTKQEGWDVGAFFGMYPGINSAAWGALGANNGGQPTALATAGIDFRQTYLTFGKPNIGTFKIGRDIGLFGSEAILNDITLLSSGTPGGNVAPANTTLGRIGVGYIYTDFQPQITYTSPSFGGVQASVGVFQPLSSLTGPDQQNSSPGFQGKLTYDGKFGGIGARAWVGGVTQRHNQVNGESFTGQGLDFGGKVTAGPIQVVGYYYTAKGLGTTVFGLHDSDGFGNPRKSDGFYAQALATFGKISVGGSYGESSLKHANAADAIANPNLVKTNSSYVGQARYNLTSWLTLIGEYIHSKARAHSGNEAQSDAIALGGILFF